In Phormidium yuhuli AB48, one genomic interval encodes:
- a CDS encoding cytochrome ubiquinol oxidase subunit I has product MEFLQDTLVLSRIQFALTAIFHMLWPILTTGMAIYLVIVEGLWLRTRNPDYYHHARFWAKLYVLNFGIGVASGVPMEFQFGTNWGPFSEAVGDFFGSILGFEASMAFMLEAGFLGIMLFGWERVPPVMHYLSTIMVAFGANLSTFWILTANSWMQTPAGGEVVEGKFVVSDYFQAIFNPFMVNSVAHTFLATLETSLFVIGGISAWYLLRGRHPQFFNRSLKIALAATIAVAPLQIYVGHLNGEQVYERQPTKLAAMEAQWETIPAGQTAPWSVLALPNVAAERNDWELSIPNGLGYILELKPTLSKPVLGLKEWQPEDRPSMVGLVYYAFRIMVGVGFFFAGLMGVTVIQWLRGKLSPEEIGKQRLLLWSWMFAGPLGYLAVESGWIVRCVGRQPWVVYGEIRTADAVSNVPPGNVAGSLTMFILVYSLLFVAALYFGSRIIRKGPNLDRPLPGAITDLATNPAEHSPDSRPAEAK; this is encoded by the coding sequence ATGGAGTTTCTCCAAGACACCTTAGTGTTATCGCGGATACAATTTGCCTTAACCGCGATTTTTCATATGCTTTGGCCCATCCTAACCACAGGCATGGCCATTTACCTAGTTATCGTCGAAGGACTCTGGTTACGAACCCGGAACCCCGACTATTACCACCATGCTCGCTTTTGGGCTAAACTCTACGTCCTCAACTTCGGCATCGGCGTCGCCAGTGGCGTTCCCATGGAATTTCAATTTGGAACCAACTGGGGCCCCTTTTCCGAAGCCGTCGGCGACTTCTTCGGCAGTATTCTCGGCTTTGAAGCCTCCATGGCCTTCATGCTCGAAGCCGGATTCCTGGGTATCATGCTCTTTGGCTGGGAGCGAGTTCCCCCCGTGATGCACTACCTCTCGACGATTATGGTGGCCTTTGGGGCCAACCTCTCCACCTTCTGGATTCTCACCGCCAACTCCTGGATGCAAACCCCCGCCGGTGGGGAAGTTGTCGAAGGGAAATTCGTCGTCAGCGACTACTTCCAAGCTATCTTCAACCCCTTTATGGTCAACAGTGTCGCCCATACCTTCCTGGCGACTCTGGAAACCTCCCTCTTTGTCATTGGTGGGATTAGTGCTTGGTACCTGCTGCGGGGACGACATCCGCAATTCTTCAACCGTTCCCTGAAAATCGCCCTCGCCGCGACCATCGCCGTGGCCCCCCTACAAATTTATGTGGGTCACCTCAACGGGGAACAAGTCTACGAACGACAACCGACGAAACTCGCGGCCATGGAAGCCCAATGGGAGACCATTCCCGCCGGACAAACGGCCCCCTGGAGTGTCTTGGCCCTGCCCAATGTGGCCGCTGAACGCAATGATTGGGAACTCTCGATTCCCAATGGTTTGGGCTATATCCTGGAACTGAAGCCAACCCTCTCGAAACCGGTTCTCGGTTTGAAAGAATGGCAGCCCGAAGACCGTCCCTCAATGGTGGGACTGGTGTACTACGCCTTCCGCATTATGGTGGGGGTGGGGTTCTTTTTTGCTGGCTTGATGGGAGTAACGGTGATTCAATGGCTACGGGGAAAACTCAGCCCCGAGGAAATTGGTAAACAACGGCTGTTGCTGTGGAGTTGGATGTTTGCCGGTCCCCTGGGCTATTTGGCGGTGGAATCGGGCTGGATTGTCCGCTGTGTGGGCCGACAACCCTGGGTCGTCTATGGGGAGATTCGCACCGCTGATGCTGTCTCCAATGTGCCACCGGGGAACGTCGCTGGGTCCCTGACGATGTTTATTTTGGTCTATTCCCTGTTGTTTGTTGCTGCTCTCTATTTTGGAAGCCGCATCATCCGAAAAGGTCCAAATCTTGACCGTCCCCTTCCCGGTGCGATTACGGATTTAGCCACGAATCCCGCTGAACATAGTCCTGATAGTCGTCCAGCGGAGGCCAAATAG
- a CDS encoding alpha/beta hydrolase, which produces MTKLLSPSLGRTLAAGAGAMLLLWSAPAEALETIIIRYNQDEVTVTLDDILNFGRTGDLPELEQLLVDQDDILQDAAQDVLNVLQAALTQEVRLGSRLRQDIANFLNSSTGEFVVLQLNRVISSADDTDNIDSLRSALINVYETNEFVSFLTLLEAFPEPVVRVNATGLQGVVRDVDLFVNQIEPALNVIRDLLQDFVCEPRSQSDLPGESEPVATLEVEGNDLEVYRSDSGLILEPSHSQFAQTPVH; this is translated from the coding sequence ATGACTAAACTTCTCTCGCCATCGCTCGGTCGCACCCTAGCTGCCGGTGCTGGAGCTATGCTTCTGCTGTGGAGCGCCCCTGCTGAAGCCCTTGAAACCATTATCATCCGCTACAACCAAGACGAAGTTACCGTCACCCTCGACGACATCCTCAACTTCGGGCGTACCGGTGACCTTCCCGAATTGGAACAACTCCTAGTTGACCAGGACGATATCCTGCAAGACGCTGCCCAGGATGTTCTCAACGTCTTACAAGCCGCTCTGACCCAAGAAGTGCGCTTGGGTTCGCGTCTGCGTCAGGACATTGCCAACTTCCTCAACAGTAGCACCGGGGAGTTTGTGGTGCTGCAACTCAACCGTGTTATCAGCAGTGCTGACGACACCGATAATATTGACTCCCTGCGTAGTGCGCTGATCAACGTTTACGAGACCAACGAGTTTGTCTCGTTTCTGACCTTGCTCGAAGCCTTTCCCGAGCCGGTGGTACGGGTCAACGCGACAGGCTTGCAAGGGGTTGTCCGCGATGTAGACCTGTTTGTTAACCAAATCGAGCCGGCCTTGAACGTGATTCGTGACCTCTTACAAGACTTTGTTTGCGAACCTCGCAGCCAAAGTGATCTCCCTGGGGAGAGTGAGCCGGTTGCCACTCTTGAAGTCGAGGGCAACGACTTGGAGGTCTACCGCTCTGACTCGGGCTTAATCTTAGAACCCTCTCACTCGCAATTTGCTCAAACTCCTGTCCACTAA
- a CDS encoding alpha/beta hydrolase has product MFNRNGLGSKPASAPKPSVPRRSWATLCGLGAGLMVATLGMGRANAAQRLVVTYGPADRSIPISQLEEVAETGVIPRDASVLRFVANQSNLSGEDLQAILTQEIGVSLRFIDNVTYTLPGEYVLFQLGQVFHNRARVAEIQSLRAALINSVSGDGRISLLQFLQNYPNPDLYIDGFRLRGNAQDVVNVINDIGDRLAGPIAIAQDLIDSLVCEPAQRD; this is encoded by the coding sequence ATGTTCAATCGAAATGGTTTAGGCTCGAAGCCTGCTTCAGCCCCGAAGCCATCCGTACCTCGCCGCTCTTGGGCAACCCTATGCGGTCTAGGGGCAGGACTGATGGTGGCGACGCTGGGGATGGGCCGTGCCAATGCCGCTCAACGGCTTGTGGTCACCTACGGTCCCGCTGACCGCAGTATCCCGATTTCTCAGTTAGAAGAAGTTGCGGAAACGGGAGTCATCCCCCGTGATGCTTCGGTTTTGCGGTTCGTGGCCAATCAATCCAATTTGTCGGGGGAAGACCTGCAAGCGATTTTGACCCAGGAAATTGGTGTCAGCTTACGCTTCATCGATAATGTGACCTATACCCTTCCTGGGGAATATGTCTTGTTCCAACTTGGACAAGTTTTCCACAATCGGGCTAGGGTGGCCGAAATTCAGTCTCTGCGGGCTGCCTTAATTAACTCGGTCAGCGGCGATGGTCGCATTTCCCTGTTGCAGTTTCTGCAAAACTATCCCAACCCAGATTTGTATATTGATGGGTTTAGATTGCGGGGAAATGCTCAGGACGTGGTTAATGTCATCAACGACATTGGCGATCGCCTCGCCGGTCCAATCGCCATCGCCCAGGATCTGATTGATAGTTTAGTCTGTGAGCCAGCTCAGCGAGACTAA
- a CDS encoding DUF4335 domain-containing protein yields MAEGHWSGRMWSTRLERSYTPPTCRLTVVGRRSLWSSRQRPRLLNVRFELRLDDPRLPDQDQKRVSGDQAQLFHLSQLVCSYVQGVLSQSHEYLEALSSPLTPSYGTEGQRGAMTQPVGTTIAAISPPRAATYMEPQGLTAHNLVLGTLATPDSGPVIRLGTLQLFDVLCALESFLTDWESWWGQNPEKDGLPGWLSPLVGLVATGGLVVALAPLAENPPSQDPTSSSPSATLNPWDSLGDVFGQTMLGSLNAQSLAPPETRLTPPPPAIAELPPLSQGTAPPPDRVTPLDIAPPGQTLPPSPPGSSETPRVSGASPDGSGVPDLLFEQPLSGPEAAPWVDFSQIPEPEPFVPLTRPNGVGDDRETVFDVVPQVTEVRRYFQQRWSVPEGLNQSLEYTLVLDESGTLTHVSPLGRSAVQFQGYSQIPELGQPLASPHDSPLRLRLVLREDGEVKVFGQ; encoded by the coding sequence ATGGCAGAGGGTCACTGGTCTGGACGGATGTGGTCAACGCGGTTAGAACGCTCATATACCCCTCCCACCTGTCGCTTAACAGTGGTGGGACGGCGATCGCTCTGGTCGTCTCGCCAACGACCCCGGTTGTTGAATGTGCGCTTTGAGTTGCGATTAGATGACCCCCGTTTGCCTGACCAAGACCAGAAACGGGTCTCTGGAGATCAGGCGCAATTATTCCATCTCAGCCAATTGGTATGTAGCTACGTGCAGGGGGTCTTAAGCCAATCTCATGAGTACTTAGAAGCCCTGTCTTCCCCTCTAACGCCATCCTATGGTACAGAAGGGCAACGGGGGGCGATGACCCAGCCAGTGGGGACGACCATCGCCGCCATATCTCCCCCTCGGGCCGCCACCTACATGGAACCTCAGGGCTTAACGGCTCATAATTTAGTCTTAGGAACCCTGGCCACCCCAGACAGTGGGCCGGTAATTCGTCTGGGAACCCTACAACTGTTTGACGTCCTCTGCGCGTTAGAGAGTTTTTTGACGGATTGGGAATCGTGGTGGGGCCAGAACCCGGAGAAGGACGGCCTCCCAGGTTGGCTGAGTCCCTTAGTTGGGCTCGTGGCGACGGGGGGGTTAGTGGTCGCCTTAGCTCCCTTGGCTGAGAATCCCCCCTCCCAAGACCCCACGTCTTCGTCTCCCTCAGCCACTCTAAATCCCTGGGACTCTCTAGGGGATGTCTTCGGTCAGACGATGCTGGGCAGCCTAAACGCTCAATCCTTGGCCCCACCTGAGACGCGGCTAACTCCTCCTCCACCGGCGATCGCAGAGTTACCGCCCCTAAGTCAGGGTACAGCCCCCCCTCCAGATCGGGTCACTCCCCTCGATATTGCCCCACCCGGCCAAACCCTGCCCCCTTCCCCTCCAGGGTCCAGTGAGACTCCCCGTGTGTCTGGGGCCTCCCCTGATGGCTCCGGAGTCCCGGATTTACTGTTTGAACAACCCCTGTCTGGACCCGAAGCGGCTCCTTGGGTTGATTTCTCCCAAATTCCTGAGCCAGAACCCTTTGTGCCTCTTACCCGTCCCAATGGGGTGGGGGATGACCGGGAGACGGTGTTTGATGTAGTGCCTCAGGTGACAGAGGTGCGCCGCTATTTTCAACAACGCTGGAGCGTTCCTGAGGGCTTAAATCAAAGTTTAGAATATACCTTAGTCTTGGATGAATCAGGAACCCTGACCCATGTTTCCCCCTTGGGCCGTTCAGCCGTTCAGTTCCAAGGCTACAGTCAAATTCCTGAACTGGGACAACCCCTCGCGTCTCCCCATGACAGTCCTCTGCGGTTACGGCTGGTGTTGAGAGAAGATGGGGAGGTGAAGGTGTTTGGGCAGTAG
- a CDS encoding DUF3038 domain-containing protein, translated as MTTPQLHLDLTLLALQALANLSNEDIWATVVSLRLELDLGDRQSWEQLRQGHPALTQKLTQQRQQLILSQIICTLAQEHQETIRRAIALLEQYTQLERPAREAVLLSEYLQRFKQGYLQRSLGTLKLTLVESLALKLLVDLLFYSSPNGDRYLSWGLDVGSP; from the coding sequence GTGACAACCCCCCAGCTTCACCTTGATTTAACCCTACTGGCCCTACAAGCCCTGGCTAATCTTTCCAATGAAGACATTTGGGCAACCGTGGTAAGCTTGAGACTGGAGCTGGACTTGGGCGATCGCCAGAGTTGGGAACAGTTACGGCAGGGACACCCCGCCCTAACCCAAAAACTGACGCAGCAGCGACAACAACTGATTCTGAGTCAGATCATTTGCACATTGGCTCAGGAACACCAGGAGACCATTCGCCGAGCAATTGCCCTGTTAGAACAATATACTCAGCTAGAACGTCCCGCACGAGAAGCGGTTCTTCTGTCTGAGTATTTACAACGGTTTAAACAGGGCTATCTACAACGGTCTCTGGGAACCCTGAAGTTAACCTTAGTGGAGTCCTTAGCCCTAAAGTTGTTAGTGGATCTGTTGTTTTATAGTAGTCCCAATGGCGATCGCTATTTGTCGTGGGGACTGGATGTCGGCTCTCCCTAA
- the mraY gene encoding phospho-N-acetylmuramoyl-pentapeptide-transferase translates to METKVSRSDRGILRGTSLSWGLALLLALGAIALDSYRGNWQALGNSLTLPWLLTALASALMGRWGVPQLRQLKLKQSIRQEGPQAHLKKAGTPTMGGILFVPVAVAIALVWAYLSPGITGEALTALWAVSLLTLAYGFIGWLDDWQVIRRRSNDGISPRTKLSLQIGIAFLFCAWAKLNPDFSTQTTIEFPGGWLLPLGTFFWIVAGFVLTAESNATNLTDGLDGLMGGIGAIAFLALGAMVTPTYPSLGLFCACFSGACLGFLAHNRNPAKVFMGDTGSLALGGALASVGILGNVLFGLFLLSGVLFAETLSVILQVSYYKATKNPDGVGKRLFKMTPLHHHFELSGWSELQVVSRFYGVSLILALLALLLNAA, encoded by the coding sequence GTGGAGACTAAAGTATCGAGATCAGACCGAGGAATCCTGCGCGGAACTAGCCTTTCATGGGGGTTGGCGCTGCTTCTGGCCCTAGGGGCGATCGCCCTCGATAGTTATCGTGGCAACTGGCAGGCTCTGGGGAACTCCCTCACCCTCCCCTGGCTACTCACCGCCCTCGCCTCAGCTCTGATGGGCCGTTGGGGCGTGCCTCAGTTACGCCAACTGAAGCTGAAACAGAGTATCCGTCAAGAAGGACCTCAGGCCCATTTAAAAAAGGCGGGAACTCCAACGATGGGGGGCATTCTCTTTGTCCCCGTAGCCGTGGCGATCGCCCTGGTTTGGGCCTATCTCAGCCCCGGCATCACCGGAGAAGCCCTAACTGCTCTCTGGGCCGTCTCCCTCCTCACCTTAGCCTACGGGTTTATTGGTTGGCTCGATGACTGGCAGGTGATTCGCCGTCGCTCCAATGACGGTATTTCCCCCCGAACCAAGTTATCCCTACAAATTGGCATCGCCTTCCTCTTTTGTGCTTGGGCCAAACTCAACCCCGACTTTTCCACCCAGACAACCATTGAGTTTCCCGGTGGTTGGCTCTTACCCCTAGGGACATTTTTCTGGATTGTGGCCGGCTTTGTCTTGACGGCCGAAAGCAATGCCACTAATCTCACCGACGGGTTAGATGGCTTAATGGGGGGAATCGGGGCGATCGCCTTCTTAGCCCTAGGGGCCATGGTCACCCCCACCTATCCCAGTTTAGGACTCTTCTGCGCCTGTTTCAGCGGCGCCTGTCTAGGCTTTCTGGCCCATAACCGCAATCCTGCCAAGGTCTTCATGGGAGACACCGGTTCTCTGGCCCTCGGCGGCGCCTTAGCCAGTGTAGGGATTTTAGGCAATGTCCTGTTTGGCCTATTCCTCCTCAGCGGGGTCCTATTCGCCGAAACCCTGTCGGTCATCCTACAAGTCAGTTATTACAAAGCCACCAAAAATCCCGATGGCGTCGGCAAACGTCTGTTTAAAATGACACCCCTGCACCACCATTTTGAGTTATCAGGATGGTCAGAACTCCAAGTCGTCTCCCGCTTTTACGGCGTCAGTCTCATCCTAGCCCTACTCGCCCTGCTGCTGAACGCCGCCTAA
- a CDS encoding DUF3134 family protein: MIDPMNPSLRQLPRHEQAELIPANNETSLLEWLQATGRLIPRDEEERSARKEELEELGLIGEDEDGYGDTDTDDSDDDDV; encoded by the coding sequence ATGATTGATCCGATGAATCCCTCCCTGCGTCAACTTCCCCGCCATGAACAGGCTGAGTTGATTCCCGCCAATAATGAAACCTCTCTTTTAGAATGGCTCCAGGCCACCGGACGCTTAATTCCTCGGGATGAAGAGGAACGCTCCGCCCGTAAAGAAGAACTCGAAGAATTAGGCCTGATTGGCGAAGATGAGGACGGGTATGGGGATACGGATACCGACGATAGTGATGACGACGACGTCTAG
- a CDS encoding class I SAM-dependent methyltransferase — MTASSNPELVAAIRDQILHSPQQRISFADYMAAALYHPQHGYYSRGAKLGARGDFVTSSHLSADFGELLAEQLIEIWTVLGCPQHFDVVEMGAGQGILAVDILRFISQKKSDFFKAITYTIIEKSAVLRQQQQQIQGANLSWKTWDDLADESLEGCLFSNELVDAFPVHRLRRDQGQWQECYVSWDKGAGFQEELGPLSTPALTHYFEQVGVNSENFPDGYTTEVNLAALSWLETLARKLKRGYVITIDYGYEAQRYYHPQRSQGTLQCYRQHRHHDDPYCFVGEQDITAHVDFTALQRQGDRSGLDAEGFTPQALFLMALGLGDRLAALGQGNQTATGADIIRVMQRREVLHGLCDPQGLGGFGVLVQSKGLRSDRPPLKGLTIPRMA; from the coding sequence ATGACTGCTTCTTCTAATCCTGAGTTAGTTGCTGCGATTCGCGACCAAATTCTCCACAGCCCCCAACAGCGCATTTCCTTTGCTGACTATATGGCGGCGGCCCTCTATCATCCTCAGCATGGCTATTATTCCCGGGGCGCGAAGCTCGGAGCTAGGGGAGATTTTGTCACCTCCTCTCATTTAAGTGCTGATTTTGGTGAGTTATTGGCGGAACAGTTGATTGAAATTTGGACAGTTCTCGGCTGTCCTCAGCACTTTGATGTGGTGGAAATGGGAGCGGGTCAGGGTATTTTGGCGGTTGATATTTTGCGATTTATCAGTCAAAAAAAGTCGGATTTTTTTAAAGCAATTACCTATACTATTATTGAGAAGTCAGCCGTATTGCGTCAGCAGCAACAGCAAATTCAAGGAGCCAATCTATCTTGGAAAACCTGGGACGACCTTGCTGATGAATCTCTGGAGGGCTGTTTGTTTTCCAATGAGTTAGTTGATGCCTTTCCCGTCCATCGCTTAAGACGAGACCAGGGACAATGGCAAGAATGTTATGTGAGTTGGGACAAGGGGGCCGGCTTTCAGGAGGAACTTGGTCCCCTATCAACCCCTGCCTTAACTCATTATTTTGAGCAAGTGGGGGTGAACTCGGAGAACTTCCCGGACGGCTATACCACGGAGGTCAATTTGGCGGCCTTATCGTGGTTGGAGACTCTGGCCCGGAAACTGAAACGAGGCTATGTCATCACCATTGATTATGGCTATGAGGCTCAGCGTTACTATCATCCTCAGCGATCGCAGGGCACTCTACAATGCTATCGCCAACATCGCCATCATGATGACCCCTATTGTTTTGTGGGGGAACAGGATATTACGGCCCATGTGGACTTTACCGCTCTGCAACGTCAGGGCGATCGCAGCGGTTTAGACGCTGAAGGATTTACCCCCCAGGCGTTATTCTTAATGGCCCTGGGATTGGGCGATCGCCTGGCGGCCCTCGGTCAAGGGAACCAGACGGCAACGGGAGCGGATATTATCCGGGTGATGCAGCGTCGAGAGGTGTTACATGGTTTATGTGATCCTCAAGGCCTTGGCGGCTTCGGAGTTTTAGTCCAATCTAAAGGACTCAGGAGCGATCGCCCCCCCTTAAAAGGACTCACCATTCCCAGAATGGCCTAG
- a CDS encoding class I SAM-dependent methyltransferase, with the protein MDSPKEGIDYEGAWDSYAQAWQTIHPELEYIGDEWAGQGAGAATSLGEYEALIEKQFIAPYIRSDQVVLEIGVGGGKTSALLLKYAQGLICADISQKMLDATQARLGNERVEYCKLDGISLEPLATHSVDVCFCYDTMVHVEPRDIFNYLRQIPRLLRGDRLCVFHHTNVLSELGWQKFLKELDINLMGKRHGSAFSVMTNEIMEKFLQELNYQVLLKDTSSVPRDCVWICQAPVIEG; encoded by the coding sequence ATGGACAGTCCAAAAGAAGGTATTGATTACGAAGGCGCTTGGGACTCTTACGCCCAAGCCTGGCAAACCATTCATCCCGAGCTGGAGTATATCGGCGACGAGTGGGCCGGTCAAGGGGCGGGAGCCGCCACCTCCTTGGGGGAGTATGAAGCCCTCATTGAGAAACAGTTTATCGCTCCCTATATTCGCTCAGATCAGGTGGTGCTAGAAATTGGCGTGGGTGGAGGTAAAACCAGCGCCTTATTGCTGAAATACGCCCAGGGTTTAATCTGTGCCGATATCTCCCAAAAGATGCTCGATGCAACCCAAGCGCGGTTAGGGAACGAGCGAGTGGAGTATTGTAAACTCGATGGCATCAGCCTGGAACCGTTAGCGACTCATTCTGTGGATGTCTGCTTTTGCTACGACACCATGGTTCATGTGGAACCGAGGGATATTTTTAACTATCTGCGACAAATTCCCCGACTCTTGCGGGGCGATCGCCTTTGTGTGTTTCATCATACCAATGTCCTGAGTGAGTTGGGCTGGCAGAAATTCCTCAAGGAACTGGATATTAACTTAATGGGTAAACGGCATGGTTCTGCCTTCTCCGTGATGACCAATGAGATTATGGAGAAGTTTCTCCAAGAACTCAACTATCAGGTGTTGCTCAAAGACACCAGCAGCGTTCCTCGTGATTGCGTCTGGATTTGCCAGGCTCCCGTCATTGAGGGATAA
- a CDS encoding NUDIX domain-containing protein produces MPEYRNPAPTVDLLIELSDRPQRPIVLVERLNPPYGWALPGGFVDYGESVETAARREAKEETGLTVELLELFHVYSNPDRDPRKHTLSVVFLATACGTPRAGDDAKHLQVFQPWEIPQNLCFDHDRILGDYLKYRFHRLRPRLD; encoded by the coding sequence ATGCCGGAATATCGTAACCCCGCCCCAACTGTCGATTTATTGATTGAACTGAGCGATCGCCCCCAACGGCCCATCGTCCTGGTTGAGCGGCTCAATCCCCCCTATGGCTGGGCCCTTCCGGGGGGATTTGTGGATTATGGGGAGTCCGTGGAAACAGCGGCGCGACGGGAGGCGAAAGAGGAAACAGGCCTCACGGTGGAATTACTGGAACTGTTCCATGTCTACTCCAACCCCGATCGCGATCCCCGCAAGCATACCCTCAGTGTGGTCTTCCTGGCGACGGCCTGCGGAACCCCCCGGGCGGGAGATGATGCTAAACATCTTCAGGTGTTCCAGCCTTGGGAGATTCCCCAAAATCTCTGTTTTGACCACGATCGCATCCTCGGAGACTATCTCAAGTATCGCTTCCACCGCCTACGCCCCCGCCTCGACTAA
- the malQ gene encoding 4-alpha-glucanotransferase, translating to MPFPRASGILLHPTSLPGRFGIGDLGPEAYRFVDFLEGSGQQLWQILPLGPTGYGNSPYMSYSAMAGNSLLISLERLRDDGLLTDADLDEAPESQGDRVDFDGVDQVKTRLLRKSYRNFRSRASSDQQEEFVEFCKDKAHWLDDYALFISLKTQVFDNASWHEWDEPVAKRDPTTLDKWRDELAEEIDFRKYLQFEFFQQWSDLKQYANDRQVQMFGDIPFYVAHDSADVWAHREIFCLDEETGKPSLMAGVPPDYFSETGQLWGNPIYNWEKLLETDLAWWMQRFHAVLDRLDLIRIDHFRGFEAYWAVPGEDTTAMNGEWVEAPGYEFFEKLKAELGELPIVAEDLGIITPEVEALRDTFGFPGMKILHFAFDSGWDNPYLPFNYGSNNFVVYTGTHDNNTTMGWYNSRSEADNQRVWDYLGCTRGEGFHWDLIRLALSTNANQAVFPLQDLLGLGEEARMNAPSSPEGNWEWRYQAEDLTDELRDRLRFYTMVYGRGPRS from the coding sequence ATGCCATTTCCGAGAGCTAGTGGAATTTTATTACACCCGACCTCACTACCCGGTCGTTTTGGGATTGGTGACTTAGGCCCGGAAGCCTATCGCTTTGTGGATTTCCTGGAGGGGAGTGGTCAACAGTTGTGGCAAATCCTCCCCCTCGGCCCGACGGGATATGGCAATTCCCCTTATATGTCCTATTCGGCGATGGCAGGTAATTCCCTGTTAATCAGTCTGGAGAGGTTGCGCGATGATGGTCTCCTGACGGATGCTGATTTGGATGAGGCCCCGGAGTCTCAGGGCGATCGCGTTGATTTTGATGGGGTCGATCAAGTGAAAACTCGTCTGCTACGGAAATCCTACAGAAATTTCCGCAGTCGCGCCTCATCGGATCAACAAGAAGAGTTTGTGGAGTTTTGCAAGGATAAGGCTCATTGGCTGGATGACTATGCTCTCTTTATCTCCCTGAAAACACAGGTTTTCGATAACGCCAGTTGGCATGAATGGGATGAACCCGTCGCTAAGCGTGATCCGACCACCTTGGATAAATGGCGGGATGAACTGGCGGAGGAGATTGATTTCCGCAAGTATCTACAATTTGAGTTTTTCCAGCAATGGTCTGATCTCAAGCAATACGCCAACGATCGCCAGGTGCAGATGTTTGGCGATATCCCTTTCTATGTGGCTCATGATAGTGCTGATGTCTGGGCCCATCGAGAAATCTTCTGTTTGGATGAGGAAACGGGGAAACCGTCCCTGATGGCTGGGGTTCCTCCGGATTATTTCAGTGAAACGGGTCAACTCTGGGGGAATCCCATTTATAACTGGGAGAAACTTCTGGAAACGGATTTAGCCTGGTGGATGCAACGGTTCCATGCGGTCCTCGATCGCCTGGATTTGATTCGCATTGACCATTTCCGAGGGTTTGAGGCCTATTGGGCGGTTCCCGGTGAGGATACGACGGCGATGAATGGGGAATGGGTGGAGGCCCCCGGCTATGAGTTTTTCGAGAAGCTGAAGGCCGAGTTGGGAGAACTGCCGATTGTGGCGGAAGATTTGGGGATTATTACCCCGGAAGTGGAAGCCTTACGGGATACGTTTGGCTTTCCGGGCATGAAAATTCTTCATTTTGCCTTTGACTCGGGCTGGGATAATCCCTATTTGCCCTTTAATTATGGGTCGAATAACTTTGTGGTCTACACCGGAACTCATGATAATAACACCACCATGGGCTGGTATAACAGCCGCAGTGAGGCGGATAATCAACGGGTTTGGGACTATCTTGGCTGTACCCGTGGTGAAGGCTTCCATTGGGATTTGATTCGTTTGGCCCTGAGTACCAATGCTAATCAGGCGGTGTTCCCTCTCCAGGATTTGTTGGGACTCGGGGAAGAGGCCCGCATGAATGCCCCGAGTTCTCCTGAGGGCAACTGGGAATGGCGCTATCAGGCGGAAGACCTCACTGATGAACTGCGCGATCGCCTACGGTTCTATACGATGGTCTATGGCCGCGGACCTCGGTCTTAG